GCCCACCTCCCCCTGTGTCCTGGGGGTGGCCCGGCGGTGAGGAGGGCGTCCCGCCGGGCGGAACTCCGTGGCACCGCCTCCGCCCCGCGTGATGGGATCCGGCCATGATCGAACTGCAGATACGTGCCGCCCGCCCCGACGAGGCCGAGGCCGTCCTGGCCTTCTGGCAGGAGTCCGCCAAGGGGACGTCCGTCTCCGACGACGTCGAGGGGGTGACCCGGCTCGTCGAGCGGGATCCGGACGCGCTCATCCTCGCGCTGGCAGACGGTCTGATCGTCGGGTCCGTGATCGCCGGCTGGGACGGCTGGCGCGCCTCCCTCTACCGGCTCGCCGTGCTGCCCTCCCACCGCCGGCGGGGCATCTCCACCGTGCTTCTGCGCGCGGCCGAGGAGCGGTTCGCCGCGCTCGGCGGGCGGCGGGCGGACGCGATGGTCCTGGAGGCGAACGAGACGGGCCGACGGCTCTGGACGGCCGCCGGGTACGAGCGGGAGGACCGCTGGCGCCGTTGGGTGAAGCCCCTCACCGGGTGATCACCCGGTGAGGGGCGAGACCCGCTGAACGAGCCCCGCCGAGGCTGATCACCACCCCGTTTTGCCCGTCCTTTACCATGGTTCCTCAACCCGACGACCGAAAGGTGTGAGCGTCCGCCCATGGGCGAGCCTCCCAGTAGCACTGGTTCCACGTTCCGACATCGAGCGATCCCCTCCCCCCTGACTGATCATGGGACGGAGGTGAACCGATGACCGAAGTGCTTCTGCTCGTGCTGGCGCTCCTGCTCTCGCTGGCGTGCGGCGCTTTCGTCGCGGCCGAGTTCTCGCTGACGACGGTCGACCGCGGACAGCTCGAGGGCGCCGTGGAGCGCGGCGAGCGCGGAGCGGCGGGCGCGCTCAAGGCCGTCCGTTCGCTGACCTTCCAGCTGTCCGGCGCCCAGCTGGGCATCACCGTCACCAACCTGGTCGTCGGCATGCTCGCCGAGCCCTCGGTCGCCAAGCTGATCGGGGGCCCGCTCGAGGCCCTCGGCTTCTCCCCCTCGGTGGCCTCCTCGGTGGCCCTCGTCCTCGGCACGGCCCTGTCGACCGTCGTCCTGATGGTGGTCGGCGAGCTGGTCCCGAAGAACTGGGCGATCTCCTCCCCCCTCGCGGTCGCGAAGGTGGTGGCGACCCCGCAGCGGGTGTTCACGGCCGCTTTCAAGCCGCTCATCAGCCATCTCAACAACACCGCGAACCGGATCCTGCGCCGTCTCGGCATGGAGCCGGCCGAGGAGCTGGCCTCCGCGCGTTCCCCGCAGGAGCTCGTGGCACTCGCCCGGCACTCCGCCAAGGAGGGTGCGCTGGAGGCGGACACGGCCGAGCTGTTCGTCCGTACGCTCAACCTGGCGGAGCTGACCGCCGAGAACGTGATGACGCCCCGCGTCCAGGTCACCGCCCTCGAGATGCAGGCCACCGCGGAGGACGTGGCGAACGCGACCCGCGCGACCGGCCTCTCCCGCTTCCCCGTCTACCGGGGCAACCTCGACTCGGTCGTCGGCATCGCGCACATCAAGGACGTGCTCGCCATACCGGCCGACGAGCGGGCGCGCCGCCGGATCGGCGAGATGCTGCGCGAGCCGCTGCTGGTCCCGGAGACCCTGACCGTGGACCGTCTCCTCGACCGGCTCTCCGGCAAGCAGACGATGGCGGTCGTCATCGACGAGTACGGCGGTACGGCCGGCGTGGTCACCCTGGAGGACATCGTCGAGGAGGTCGTCGGCGAGGTCCGCGACGAGCACGACCCGCACGAGACGCCGGACCTGGCGCGGGCGGGCGAGGACGCGGACGGGCGCGAGCTGTGGTCCGCCGACGGCGCCGCCCGTACGGACCAGGTGGGGGCGATCGGCCTCCGGGTGCCGGACGGCCCGTACGAGACGCTCGCGGGTGTCGTCGCGACCGAGCTGGGCCGTATCCCGGCCGTCGGCGACAGCGTGGAGCTGGCCGGCTGGCGGCTGGACGTCGTGGACGCCTCGGGCCGGCGTGCCGCGCGCGTGCTGCTGCACGCCCCCGCGCACGCCGACTCGCATGACTCCGACGAGACCGGGGAGGCCGGCCGATGATCGTCATCCAGCTGTTGATCGGTCTGCTGACCCTGGTCGTCAACGCGTTCTTCGTCGGCGCCGAGTTCGCCCTGATCTCGGTGCGCCGCAGCCAGGTCGAGCCGCTGGCCGAGGCCGGGAACCGGCGGGCGCGCAGCGTCATCTGGGGCCTGGAGCACGTCTCCGCGCTGCTCGCGGCGGCCCAGCTCGGCATCACGCTCTGCACCCTGGTGCTCGGCATCGTCGCCGAGCCGGCCATCGCGCACCTGCTCGAGCCGGTCTTCGACGCGGTGGGCGTGCCGCACGGTCTGGTGCACCCGATCTCGTTCGTGATCGCGCTGTCGGTGGCGACGTACCTGCACATGCTGCTGGGCGAGATGGTGCCGAAGAACATCGCGCTGGCGGAGCCGACGCGCACCGCGCTGGTCCTCGGCCCGCCGCTGGTGACGCTCGCACGGGCGCTGCGTCCGGTGATCTTCACGATCAACGCCTTCGCCAACGCCCTGCTCAGGCTGTTGCGGGTGGAGGTCAAGGACGAGGTCGCGGCGACGTTCTCGGACGACGAGCTGGCCCGTATGGTCACCGACGCGGGCCACGCCGGACTCCTGGACGACCGGGCCGCCGAGCGGCTGCACGACGCCCTGGAGCTGGGCCGCCGGCCCGTCCGGGACGTCGTGATGCCGGCGGAGAAGGTGGTGTACGCGCAGGTCGGGACCACTCCGGAGGAGTTGGAGGCGCTGTCGGCCTCGACGGGCTACTCGCGCTTCCCTGTGGTCGACGCGGAGCGCCGGATCCTGGGCTACCTGCACGTGAAGGACGCCCTGGACGTCACGCCGCGCGATCTGCCGTTCCCGGTGTCGGCGCTGCGTCCGATCGCCCGGGTCCGGGCGGCCACGCCGCTCGACGACGTCCTGACCGCGATGCGGCGCAGCCGTACGCACCTGGCGGCGGTCCTCGACGAGGACGACAAGCCCGCCGGCCTGGTGACGATGGAGGACGTGCTGCGCGAACTGGTGGGGCGCCCGGCGGCGCCGTGACCCGCACCGCGTGACGAAGGGCCCCGGGAGTCTTCCCGGGGCCCTTCGGGCGTCCCAAGGCGGTACGACGCCGTCGCGGTCGTGCGACGCGTCACGGTCTGACGACGCCTCAGGCCGTACGGCGCTCCACGGTCGAACGACGTCTCAGGCCGTACAGCGCGCCACGGTCGTACGACGTCGTGCGACGCCTCAGAGTGCGGTGGCGGTCAGCCAGGCGTCGAGGAGGGCGCGGTCGCCGGTGCGGGCGAAGCGCGGGTCGTCGGCGGCGTACCGGCGGTGCAGGAGGAGGAGCAGCTCGCCACTGTCGCCCGTGACGCTCACGGTCGGTTCCGTGCGCGCGGTGGACGCCGCGCTTCCGCGCCGCCAGGTGAAGCCGCCCCCGCCGAGGGTGAGGGTCCAGACGGCCCCGGTGTCACGGGCCGTGAGCCGGAGCAGCTCGCCGTCGCGGTCGAGGTGGGCGATCCGCTCGGCGGTCCACGGGACGTACAGCAGCGTGGCCAGGTGGTGTTCGATGCCTTCGGCGGCCGTACCGGCGTCGATCGGGCGTGCCGTCCCGTCGAGGGCGATCTCGGCGTCGGCGAGGTGCACGACGGCCTCGAAGAGCAGATGGCGCGGGTAGTACCCGGCGCGCGGTTCGGGTCCCGGGGACCAGAGCGGGGTGTCCGGGTCGGTGGCGCTCAGGGTCGTGACGAAGGTCTCGGCGCCCGCGGCGAGCCAGCCGGGGTACGCGGCGGGGTCCGCCGGCGGGTCGAGGGGGAGGTCCCGGGCGTGGACCCGGGTGGTGGCCCCGGTCCGTACGAGGTGCTCGGCCCAGTGGTGCACGGTGCCGAGGTGCCGGGTCAGATCGGCCAGGGTCCAGCCGGGGCAGGTGGGTACGGGGGTGGCCGGGTCGGCCTCGCGGACGGTGGCGACGAAGCGCCGGGTCTGCTCGGCCACGGCCGCGCAGGAGGCGGCGTGGGTGTCCTCGGTGAGCCCGAAGCCCTCCGAGACCGTGAGCAGCTCGTCCCGCCAGGGCCCCTCCGGGTGACGCAGGGCCGCCGCGCGGAAGAGCCCGTCGAGGGCCCGCCGGTCGGCCGCCGGAAGCCCGGAGAGCGTGGCCCCGGTGCTCTCCAGCCACTTCACCGCCGTGTCGGCGTCGAGGACCTCGTCGCCGCCGGTCCCGACGGCTGTCACCAGGTCGGCCAGGGCCTCCGCCAGTGTGCTCAGCAGCGCGTCGCTCATCGGGTCTTTCCCCTCCAGGGTTCTTCGGACATCCGCGCATACCGCGCGGTATGATCTCTCCGCCATGGAGATCAATGCCACCTACACCAGTCTCGTCGCCCTCGGCGACAGTTTCACCGAGGGTATGTCGGACCTGAAGCCCGACGGTTCGTACCGGGGCTGGGCCGACGTCCTCGCGGGCCGGCTCGCGAGCCGTACGCCCGACTTCCGGTACGCGAACCTCGCCGTGCGCGGAAAGCTCATCGGCCAGATCGTCGAGGAGCAGGTGGACGCCGCCGCCGCGATGAAGGCGGACGTCGTGACGCTCGTCGGCGGACTCAACGACACCCTGCGTCCCAAGGTTGACATGGTCCGGGTGCGGGACCTGCTCACGGAGGCGGTGGAACGCCTCACACCCGCCTGCGGGCAGCTCGTCCTGATGCGCAGTCCCGGCCGCGACGGCTCGGTCATGGAGCGCTTCCGCCCCCGCATGGAGGAGCTCTTCCTCCACCTCGACGAGCTCGCCGACCGGCACGGCGCCCTCGTCGTCGACCTGTACGGGACGCCGGTGCTCGGCGACCCCCGGCTGTGGGACGTGGACCGGCTGCATCTGACCGCCGACGGCCACCGGCGGGTGGCCGAGGCCGTGTGGCAGTCGCTCGGCCTGGCGCCCGAGGCCGACTGGCGGGCCCAGCTGCCCCCGGCCGAGCGGCCCGGCTGGACGAGCCGGCGGGTCGCGGACGCCCGGTTCGCCCGGGAGCACCTGGGGCCGTGGATCGGGCGCCGGCTCACCGGGCGCTCCTCCGGCGACGGCCGCGCGCCGAAGCGCCCGGAGCTGCTGCCGTACGAGGCGCCGGCCGGCCCGTAGGCGCACGCCCGCCCGCAGGCCGTCCCCGGACAGCCGCCCCGGGGGCGCGTGAGCTGCGTCTCGTAGCAAGCTCCACATCGGACCGTGGCGCTGGCCTGCAGAAACCGCCAGTAGAATCTGTCCACGTGACTGCTGTGACTGCGAAGCCCCGCATCCCCAACGTTCTGGCCGGCCGCTACGCCTCCGCGGAGCTCGCCGTCCTCTGGTCCCCCGAGCAGAAGGTGAAGCTGGAGCGTCAGCTGTGGCTCGCCGTGCTCCGTGCGCAGAAGGACCTCGGGATCGAGGTTCCGGACGCCGCCCTCGCCGACTACGAGCGCGT
Above is a genomic segment from Streptomyces sp. NBC_00094 containing:
- a CDS encoding maleylpyruvate isomerase family mycothiol-dependent enzyme: MSDALLSTLAEALADLVTAVGTGGDEVLDADTAVKWLESTGATLSGLPAADRRALDGLFRAAALRHPEGPWRDELLTVSEGFGLTEDTHAASCAAVAEQTRRFVATVREADPATPVPTCPGWTLADLTRHLGTVHHWAEHLVRTGATTRVHARDLPLDPPADPAAYPGWLAAGAETFVTTLSATDPDTPLWSPGPEPRAGYYPRHLLFEAVVHLADAEIALDGTARPIDAGTAAEGIEHHLATLLYVPWTAERIAHLDRDGELLRLTARDTGAVWTLTLGGGGFTWRRGSAASTARTEPTVSVTGDSGELLLLLHRRYAADDPRFARTGDRALLDAWLTATAL
- a CDS encoding hemolysin family protein, which gives rise to MTEVLLLVLALLLSLACGAFVAAEFSLTTVDRGQLEGAVERGERGAAGALKAVRSLTFQLSGAQLGITVTNLVVGMLAEPSVAKLIGGPLEALGFSPSVASSVALVLGTALSTVVLMVVGELVPKNWAISSPLAVAKVVATPQRVFTAAFKPLISHLNNTANRILRRLGMEPAEELASARSPQELVALARHSAKEGALEADTAELFVRTLNLAELTAENVMTPRVQVTALEMQATAEDVANATRATGLSRFPVYRGNLDSVVGIAHIKDVLAIPADERARRRIGEMLREPLLVPETLTVDRLLDRLSGKQTMAVVIDEYGGTAGVVTLEDIVEEVVGEVRDEHDPHETPDLARAGEDADGRELWSADGAARTDQVGAIGLRVPDGPYETLAGVVATELGRIPAVGDSVELAGWRLDVVDASGRRAARVLLHAPAHADSHDSDETGEAGR
- a CDS encoding GNAT family N-acetyltransferase, with the protein product MIELQIRAARPDEAEAVLAFWQESAKGTSVSDDVEGVTRLVERDPDALILALADGLIVGSVIAGWDGWRASLYRLAVLPSHRRRGISTVLLRAAEERFAALGGRRADAMVLEANETGRRLWTAAGYEREDRWRRWVKPLTG
- a CDS encoding hemolysin family protein; this translates as MIVIQLLIGLLTLVVNAFFVGAEFALISVRRSQVEPLAEAGNRRARSVIWGLEHVSALLAAAQLGITLCTLVLGIVAEPAIAHLLEPVFDAVGVPHGLVHPISFVIALSVATYLHMLLGEMVPKNIALAEPTRTALVLGPPLVTLARALRPVIFTINAFANALLRLLRVEVKDEVAATFSDDELARMVTDAGHAGLLDDRAAERLHDALELGRRPVRDVVMPAEKVVYAQVGTTPEELEALSASTGYSRFPVVDAERRILGYLHVKDALDVTPRDLPFPVSALRPIARVRAATPLDDVLTAMRRSRTHLAAVLDEDDKPAGLVTMEDVLRELVGRPAAP
- a CDS encoding SGNH/GDSL hydrolase family protein, which gives rise to MEINATYTSLVALGDSFTEGMSDLKPDGSYRGWADVLAGRLASRTPDFRYANLAVRGKLIGQIVEEQVDAAAAMKADVVTLVGGLNDTLRPKVDMVRVRDLLTEAVERLTPACGQLVLMRSPGRDGSVMERFRPRMEELFLHLDELADRHGALVVDLYGTPVLGDPRLWDVDRLHLTADGHRRVAEAVWQSLGLAPEADWRAQLPPAERPGWTSRRVADARFAREHLGPWIGRRLTGRSSGDGRAPKRPELLPYEAPAGP